The Coffea arabica cultivar ET-39 chromosome 3c, Coffea Arabica ET-39 HiFi, whole genome shotgun sequence genome contains a region encoding:
- the LOC113734980 gene encoding uncharacterized protein isoform X2: MVWKNSLTCAVRSFSTMIIRSTATVNHLNKPGPSPLISKHPFSIAPSLRPIISPEPNINPPVQDLSTKLYSLLSNPNWQKHPSLKKLIPILTPNHLANFYSQFPNLNPQTALNFFNYLSCIPSFKPSVQSYSSLLHILIPNKFLGFAEKLRISMIKTCESPEDAQFVLGVLRDMNNSKTDHDSGLLFKISLRCYNTMLMMLARFLMIDDMKCVYVEMLNDKISPNIYTFNTMINAYCKLGNVDEAELYLSKILQAGLSPDTHTFTSFILGHCRKKDVDSAFRVFKEMVKKGCRRNEVTYNNLIYGLCEVGKLDEGMQLFKKMREDYCCPNVRTYTVLIDALCGLSRTMEALKLFDEMKEKGCEPNVHTYTVLIDGMCKDGKLDEASRLMILMSEKGFVPTIITYNALVNGYCMKEMVDAAFKILEVMESNKCSPNARTYNELISGFCKAKKVHKAMALLNNMLERKLAPTVVTYNLLVHGQCKEGHVDNAFRLLRLMEESNVAPDKWTYGPLIDALCKKGRVKEANALLDSVKDKGLEANEVMYTALIDGYCRAANMGIAFNLFERMLGEGCIPSSCTYNVLVSGLCKEGKMHEASELLERMLERGVKPDVVTCSILIEKMLKEYAFGYAYAMLDKMVSLGYKPDVCTYTSFLLAYCNQGQLNEAENVMTRMKEEGIRPDFMTYTALMDGYGRLGMIDCAFDTLRRMVDAGCAPSQYTYAVLVKHLSREKHAKGNVTEVRLDLKGGVPLINIADVWKVMDFGTALMLFEKMTEYGYAPNLNTYSALATGLCREGRIEEAWKLFDYMHKHGLSPTEDMYDLLINCCCKLKVHEKALQILGNMVKHGLIPHLESFKLLVCGLYDQGNSDIAKAVFCWLLECGYNHDEVAWKLLIDGLLKRGLVDSCSELLDIMKKNNCQLNPQTDSMLIEGLLERT; the protein is encoded by the coding sequence ATGGTCTGGAAGAACTCTCTCACTTGCGCTGTCCGATCCTTTAGCACCATGATTATAAGATCAACTGCCACTGTCAACCATCTCAACAAGCCAGGTCCATCTCCTCTCATTTCCAAGCACCCATTTTCCATTGCCCCTTCTTTGCGCCCCATCATTTCTCCAGAACCCAATATTAATCCTCCTGTACAAGACCTCTCCACCAAACTCTACTCCCTCCTGTCCAATCCCAATTGGCAAAAACACCCATCTCTCAAAAAACTAATTCCAATTTTAACTCCAAACCATCTTGCCAATTTCTATTCCCAATTTCCCAATCTCAATCCCCAAACGGCTCTCAACTTCTTTAACTATCTTTCCTGCATTCCATCTTTTAAACCAAGTGTTCAATCATATTCTTCCTTGCTGCATATCTTGATCCCCAATAAGTTTCTTGGGTTTGCTGAAAAACTCCGCATTTCAATGATTAAGACCTGCGAATCCCCCGAGGATGCGCAGTTTGTTTTAGGTGTGTTGAGGGATATGAATAATAGTAAAACTGATCATGATAGTGGGTTGCTTTTTAAGATTAGTCTAAGGTGTTACAATACTATGTTGATGATGTTGGCAAGGTTTCTTATGATTGATGATATGAAATGTGTGTATGTTGAGATGTTGAATGACAAGATTTCGCCAAATATTTATACTTTTAATACCATGATTAACGCATATTGTAAGTTGGGGAATGTGGATGAGGCTGAGTTGTACTTGAGTAAAATTTTGCAAGCTGGGTTGAGTCCTGATACTCACACGTTTACGTCATTTATTTTGGGGCATTGTAGGAAAAAGGATGTAGATAGTGCTTTTAGGGTGTTCAAGGAGATGGTTAAGAAGGGTTGTCGGAGAAATGAGGTTACATATAACAATTTAATTTATGGGTTGTGTGAGGTGGGGAAGTTAGATGAGGGGATGCAGTTGTTTAAGAAAATGAGGGAGGACTATTGTTGTCCTAATGTTAGGACCTATACGGTACTTATTGATGCATTGTGTGGTTTAAGTAGGACAATGGAAGCCTTGAAGTTATTTGATGAGATGAAGGAGAAAGGTTGCGAGCCCAATGTTCATACTTACACTGTTCTCATTGATGGCATGTGTAAAGATGGTAAACTTGATGAAGCGTCGAGGTTGATGATTCTGATGTCAGAAAAGGGATTTGTTCCTACCATAATTACTTATAACGCTCTGGTTAATGGTTACTGTATGAAAGAAATGGTGGATGCTGCCTTCAAGATATTGGAAGTGATGGAATCTAATAAATGTAGTCCTAATGCCCGAACATACAATGAATTGATTTCTGGATTTTGTAAGGCAAAAAAAGTGCACAAGGCCATGGCATTACTTAATAACATGCTTGAAAGAAAGCTAGCTCCAACTGTTGTAACTTACAACTTGTTAGTCCATGGACAATGTAAAGAGGGTCATGTTGATAATGCGTTTAGATTGCTTAGGTTGATGGAAGAGAGTAATGTAGCACCTGACAAGTGGACTTATGGTCCTCTAATTGATGCATTATGCAAAAAAGGCAGGGTTAAAGAAGCTAATGCGTTGCTTGATTCTGTCAAAGACAAAGGCCTGGAGGCAAATGAAGTGATGTATACTGCTTTGATCGATGGATATTGTAGGGCAGCCAACATGGGTATTGCTTTTAATTTGTTTGAAAGGATGCTTGGAGAAGGCTGCATTCCGAGCTCCTGCACTTATAATGTGCTGGTTAGTGGGTTGTGCAAAGAGGGCAAAATGCATGAAGCTTCTGAATTATTGGAAAGGATGTTGGAGAGAGGTGTGAAACCCGATGTTGTTACTTGTTCTATTCTTATTGAGAAAATGCTAAAAGAATATGCCTTTGGTTATGCCTATGCAATGCTTGATAAAATGGTTTCTCTAGGATATAAACCTGATGTTTGCACTTACACTTCCTTTCTTCTTGCATATTGCAACCAAGGGCAGTTGAATGAAGCAGAGAATGTGATGACTAGAATGAAAGAAGAAGGCATTAGGCCAGATTTTATGACCTACACTGCATTAATGGATGGGTATGGACGTTTAGGAATGATAGACTGCGCATTTGATACCCTTAGACGTATGGTTGATGCTGGATGTGCACCTTCTCAGTATACCTATGCTGTATTAGTTAAACATCTTTCACGTGAAAAGCATGCTAAAGGAAATGTAACTGAAGTCAGACTTGATCTGAAAGGTGGGGTTCCTTTAATAAACATTGCTGATGTATGGAAAGTGATGGATTTTGGTACTGCTCTGATGCTTTTTGAGAAAATGACTGAATATGGTTATGCACCTAATTTGAACACGTACAGTGCACTTGCTACCGGACTTTGCAGAGAAGGAAGAATTGAAGAAGCTTGGAAATTGTTTGATTATATGCATAAGCATGGTTTGTCTCCTACAGAAGATATGTATGATTTGTTGATAAACTGTTGCTGCAAGTTGAAAGTGCATGAGAAAGCCCTGCAGATTCTTGGTAACATGGTCAAGCATGGTTTAATACCACACTTGGAGTCCTTCAAATTGCTTGTTTGTGGGTTATATGATCAAGGCAATAGTGACATAGCGAAAGCAGTATTCTGTTGGCTGCTAGAGTGTGGCTACAATCATGATGAAGTAGCTTGGAAACTTTTAATTGATGGCTTACTTAAGAGGGGGCTTGTTGACAGTTGCTCTGAACTGCTGGACATCATGAAGAAAAATAATTGCCAGTTAAATCCCCAAACAGATTCAATGTTAATAGAGGGTCTTCTTGAGAGAACATAG
- the LOC113734980 gene encoding uncharacterized protein isoform X1 — protein MHKEVLKSIPIGGRDGGSTRKEVIGIVIGVYALDANSMVWKNSLTCAVRSFSTMIIRSTATVNHLNKPGPSPLISKHPFSIAPSLRPIISPEPNINPPVQDLSTKLYSLLSNPNWQKHPSLKKLIPILTPNHLANFYSQFPNLNPQTALNFFNYLSCIPSFKPSVQSYSSLLHILIPNKFLGFAEKLRISMIKTCESPEDAQFVLGVLRDMNNSKTDHDSGLLFKISLRCYNTMLMMLARFLMIDDMKCVYVEMLNDKISPNIYTFNTMINAYCKLGNVDEAELYLSKILQAGLSPDTHTFTSFILGHCRKKDVDSAFRVFKEMVKKGCRRNEVTYNNLIYGLCEVGKLDEGMQLFKKMREDYCCPNVRTYTVLIDALCGLSRTMEALKLFDEMKEKGCEPNVHTYTVLIDGMCKDGKLDEASRLMILMSEKGFVPTIITYNALVNGYCMKEMVDAAFKILEVMESNKCSPNARTYNELISGFCKAKKVHKAMALLNNMLERKLAPTVVTYNLLVHGQCKEGHVDNAFRLLRLMEESNVAPDKWTYGPLIDALCKKGRVKEANALLDSVKDKGLEANEVMYTALIDGYCRAANMGIAFNLFERMLGEGCIPSSCTYNVLVSGLCKEGKMHEASELLERMLERGVKPDVVTCSILIEKMLKEYAFGYAYAMLDKMVSLGYKPDVCTYTSFLLAYCNQGQLNEAENVMTRMKEEGIRPDFMTYTALMDGYGRLGMIDCAFDTLRRMVDAGCAPSQYTYAVLVKHLSREKHAKGNVTEVRLDLKGGVPLINIADVWKVMDFGTALMLFEKMTEYGYAPNLNTYSALATGLCREGRIEEAWKLFDYMHKHGLSPTEDMYDLLINCCCKLKVHEKALQILGNMVKHGLIPHLESFKLLVCGLYDQGNSDIAKAVFCWLLECGYNHDEVAWKLLIDGLLKRGLVDSCSELLDIMKKNNCQLNPQTDSMLIEGLLERT, from the exons ATGCATAAAGAGGTCTTGAAGAGTATTCCTATAGGTGGTAGGGATGGTGGTTCAACCAGGAAAGAAGTCATTGGGATTGTGATCGGCGTTTATGCACTTG ATGCCAATTCCATGGTCTGGAAGAACTCTCTCACTTGCGCTGTCCGATCCTTTAGCACCATGATTATAAGATCAACTGCCACTGTCAACCATCTCAACAAGCCAGGTCCATCTCCTCTCATTTCCAAGCACCCATTTTCCATTGCCCCTTCTTTGCGCCCCATCATTTCTCCAGAACCCAATATTAATCCTCCTGTACAAGACCTCTCCACCAAACTCTACTCCCTCCTGTCCAATCCCAATTGGCAAAAACACCCATCTCTCAAAAAACTAATTCCAATTTTAACTCCAAACCATCTTGCCAATTTCTATTCCCAATTTCCCAATCTCAATCCCCAAACGGCTCTCAACTTCTTTAACTATCTTTCCTGCATTCCATCTTTTAAACCAAGTGTTCAATCATATTCTTCCTTGCTGCATATCTTGATCCCCAATAAGTTTCTTGGGTTTGCTGAAAAACTCCGCATTTCAATGATTAAGACCTGCGAATCCCCCGAGGATGCGCAGTTTGTTTTAGGTGTGTTGAGGGATATGAATAATAGTAAAACTGATCATGATAGTGGGTTGCTTTTTAAGATTAGTCTAAGGTGTTACAATACTATGTTGATGATGTTGGCAAGGTTTCTTATGATTGATGATATGAAATGTGTGTATGTTGAGATGTTGAATGACAAGATTTCGCCAAATATTTATACTTTTAATACCATGATTAACGCATATTGTAAGTTGGGGAATGTGGATGAGGCTGAGTTGTACTTGAGTAAAATTTTGCAAGCTGGGTTGAGTCCTGATACTCACACGTTTACGTCATTTATTTTGGGGCATTGTAGGAAAAAGGATGTAGATAGTGCTTTTAGGGTGTTCAAGGAGATGGTTAAGAAGGGTTGTCGGAGAAATGAGGTTACATATAACAATTTAATTTATGGGTTGTGTGAGGTGGGGAAGTTAGATGAGGGGATGCAGTTGTTTAAGAAAATGAGGGAGGACTATTGTTGTCCTAATGTTAGGACCTATACGGTACTTATTGATGCATTGTGTGGTTTAAGTAGGACAATGGAAGCCTTGAAGTTATTTGATGAGATGAAGGAGAAAGGTTGCGAGCCCAATGTTCATACTTACACTGTTCTCATTGATGGCATGTGTAAAGATGGTAAACTTGATGAAGCGTCGAGGTTGATGATTCTGATGTCAGAAAAGGGATTTGTTCCTACCATAATTACTTATAACGCTCTGGTTAATGGTTACTGTATGAAAGAAATGGTGGATGCTGCCTTCAAGATATTGGAAGTGATGGAATCTAATAAATGTAGTCCTAATGCCCGAACATACAATGAATTGATTTCTGGATTTTGTAAGGCAAAAAAAGTGCACAAGGCCATGGCATTACTTAATAACATGCTTGAAAGAAAGCTAGCTCCAACTGTTGTAACTTACAACTTGTTAGTCCATGGACAATGTAAAGAGGGTCATGTTGATAATGCGTTTAGATTGCTTAGGTTGATGGAAGAGAGTAATGTAGCACCTGACAAGTGGACTTATGGTCCTCTAATTGATGCATTATGCAAAAAAGGCAGGGTTAAAGAAGCTAATGCGTTGCTTGATTCTGTCAAAGACAAAGGCCTGGAGGCAAATGAAGTGATGTATACTGCTTTGATCGATGGATATTGTAGGGCAGCCAACATGGGTATTGCTTTTAATTTGTTTGAAAGGATGCTTGGAGAAGGCTGCATTCCGAGCTCCTGCACTTATAATGTGCTGGTTAGTGGGTTGTGCAAAGAGGGCAAAATGCATGAAGCTTCTGAATTATTGGAAAGGATGTTGGAGAGAGGTGTGAAACCCGATGTTGTTACTTGTTCTATTCTTATTGAGAAAATGCTAAAAGAATATGCCTTTGGTTATGCCTATGCAATGCTTGATAAAATGGTTTCTCTAGGATATAAACCTGATGTTTGCACTTACACTTCCTTTCTTCTTGCATATTGCAACCAAGGGCAGTTGAATGAAGCAGAGAATGTGATGACTAGAATGAAAGAAGAAGGCATTAGGCCAGATTTTATGACCTACACTGCATTAATGGATGGGTATGGACGTTTAGGAATGATAGACTGCGCATTTGATACCCTTAGACGTATGGTTGATGCTGGATGTGCACCTTCTCAGTATACCTATGCTGTATTAGTTAAACATCTTTCACGTGAAAAGCATGCTAAAGGAAATGTAACTGAAGTCAGACTTGATCTGAAAGGTGGGGTTCCTTTAATAAACATTGCTGATGTATGGAAAGTGATGGATTTTGGTACTGCTCTGATGCTTTTTGAGAAAATGACTGAATATGGTTATGCACCTAATTTGAACACGTACAGTGCACTTGCTACCGGACTTTGCAGAGAAGGAAGAATTGAAGAAGCTTGGAAATTGTTTGATTATATGCATAAGCATGGTTTGTCTCCTACAGAAGATATGTATGATTTGTTGATAAACTGTTGCTGCAAGTTGAAAGTGCATGAGAAAGCCCTGCAGATTCTTGGTAACATGGTCAAGCATGGTTTAATACCACACTTGGAGTCCTTCAAATTGCTTGTTTGTGGGTTATATGATCAAGGCAATAGTGACATAGCGAAAGCAGTATTCTGTTGGCTGCTAGAGTGTGGCTACAATCATGATGAAGTAGCTTGGAAACTTTTAATTGATGGCTTACTTAAGAGGGGGCTTGTTGACAGTTGCTCTGAACTGCTGGACATCATGAAGAAAAATAATTGCCAGTTAAATCCCCAAACAGATTCAATGTTAATAGAGGGTCTTCTTGAGAGAACATAG
- the LOC113735855 gene encoding uncharacterized protein, with the protein MANAQTLRELAAPDLTQQPLCITFPALNDNIPFELKSGLIQLLPSFHGLPGEEPYKHLQEFDVVCNSMKPPKITEEQIKMRAFPFSLKDSAKDWLYYLSPGSITTWGQLKKKILDKYFPASRAASLRKEICGIKQHLGESLYEYWERYQNLLRRCPQHQISEQLIIQYFYEGLLFRDRSIIDAASGGALVNKTPQEARELIEGMAENSQQFGTREGVPIRRVNEVETPSMQQQLNELTAFVRQQAVRNASQARVCGICTGIGHSADMCPMIQEETAEQVNMADHAAAPRKQYDPYSSTYNPGWRDHPNLSYGGNKQPNFTPNRQSNFVPNKPPGYQQQYQPRPPPPPQSGSSMEEMLKQMMTTMA; encoded by the coding sequence ATGGCTAATGCacaaacattaagggagttggctgctcctgatttaacTCAGCAGCCTTTATGCATTACTTTCCCCGCTTTAAATGACAACATTccatttgaactaaaatctggtcTGATTCAGCTTTTACCCTCTTTTCATGGTTTACCAGGTGAAGAGCCGTATAAGCATCTGCAGGAGTTTGATGTCGTGTGCAATAGTATGAAACCCCCGAAAATCACAgaagagcagataaaaatgagggcattccCCTTCTCCTTGAAAGATTCTGCGAAGGACTGGCTGTACTACCTGTCACCAGGTAGCATCACCACATGGggccaattgaagaaaaaaattttggataaatattTTCCTGCGTCCAGGGCTGCAAgtctaaggaaagaaatttgTGGGATCAAGCAGCATCTAGGGGAGTCACTTTACGAGTATTGGGAACGGTATCAGAACTTGTTGCGCAGGTGCCCCCAACACCAAATAAGTGAGCAGTTGATCATACAATATTTTTATGAGGGGCTCCTTTTTAGAGATAGGAGCATcattgatgctgcaagtggaggggcacTGGTGAACAAAACCCCTCAGGAAGCACGGGAACTAATAGAGGGGATGGCAGAAAATTCACAACAATTCGGTACGAGAGAGGGTGTTCCAATACGTAGGGTGAATGAGGTAGAGACACCCTCTATGCAGCAGCAGCTAAATGAGTTGACTGCGTTTGTTAGGCAACAGGCTGTGAGAAATGCATCACAAGCCAGGGTATGCGGGATTTGCACTGGTATAGGTCACTCTGCAGACATGTGCCCAATGATTCAGGAAGAAACCGCAGAACAGGTGAACATGGCTGACCACGCGGCCGCGCCAAGGAAGCAGTACGACCCTTACTCAAGCACCTACAACCCCGGGTGGAGAGATCATCCCAACCTCAGTTATGGAGGGAATAAGCAACCCAACTTCACGCCGAACAGGCAGTCTAACTTTGTGCCAAATAAGCCCCCAGGGTACCAGCAACAATACCAACCCCGACCACCTCCGCCCCCTCAATCTGGTTCATCTATGGAGGAGATGCTGAAACAAATGATGACAACCATGGCGtaa